From Streptomyces yatensis, one genomic window encodes:
- a CDS encoding glycosyltransferase family 2 protein: MSSFVRPAAPEIDPAAGTHPYRPVSSHLAIAPPVSVVIPAMNEAENLPYVFKTLPDWIHEVVLVDGNSTDDTVRVARELWPEVKVVSQSGKGKGDALSAGFAACTGDIVVMIDADGSADGSEIVSYVSALVSGADFAKGSRFANGGGTDDMTTIRRLGNRALTSIVNRKFGARYTDLCYGYNAFWRHCLDEIALDCAGFEVETLMNIRVVKAGLRVQEIPSHEYERIHGASNLRAVRDGLRVLKVILRERGARRPRRPAVAPAAVRGEAS, encoded by the coding sequence ATGAGCTCCTTTGTGCGCCCGGCCGCGCCGGAAATCGATCCGGCGGCCGGTACACATCCGTACCGCCCGGTGTCCTCTCATCTCGCGATTGCGCCACCGGTGAGCGTCGTGATTCCGGCGATGAACGAGGCCGAGAATCTTCCGTATGTTTTCAAAACCTTGCCCGACTGGATCCATGAAGTGGTCCTGGTCGACGGCAATTCCACCGACGACACGGTCCGGGTCGCCCGGGAACTGTGGCCCGAGGTGAAAGTCGTGTCCCAGTCCGGCAAGGGCAAGGGGGACGCGCTCAGCGCCGGATTCGCCGCCTGCACCGGCGACATCGTGGTGATGATCGACGCCGATGGATCCGCCGATGGATCGGAGATCGTCAGCTATGTGTCGGCGCTGGTCTCGGGCGCCGACTTCGCCAAGGGCTCGCGCTTCGCCAACGGCGGCGGGACGGACGACATGACGACGATCCGCAGGCTCGGCAATCGCGCGCTCACCTCGATCGTCAACCGCAAGTTCGGCGCCCGCTACACCGATCTCTGCTACGGCTACAACGCCTTCTGGCGCCACTGCCTCGACGAGATCGCGCTGGACTGCGCCGGGTTCGAGGTGGAGACGCTGATGAACATCCGGGTGGTCAAGGCCGGGCTGCGGGTCCAGGAGATCCCCAGCCATGAGTACGAGCGCATCCACGGCGCCAGCAATCTGCGGGCCGTCCGCGACGGGCTGCGGGTGCTGAAGGTGATCCTGCGCGAGCGCGGCGCCCGGCGGCCGCGCCGCCCCGCGGTGGCGCCCGCGGCGGTCCGGGGGGAGGCGTCTTGA
- a CDS encoding GNAT family N-acetyltransferase translates to MEIGVYRPGELTAADRAVWTAMQSQAHLLGAPELANPFLSPEFTLAVGHCRRGVRIAVVREEGEPVAFFPFQRTRLGVGRAIGLGLSDAQGLVHRPGFQWDARELLRACSLAVWEFDHLVEGQKPFEVGARGSFPSPVIDVERGYEAYLARLRDRSPKFTRTTLAKERKLGRDVGEVRYVHDERDPAVLRTLIGWKSAQYRRTGRSDRFARPWIIRLVEQLFHTRGASCQGLLSVLYAGGRPVAAHFGLSSERVLACWFPAYDPAYSKYSPGLVLHLRMAEGAAAQGVDYLDLGRGEKEYKDSLKTRDLSVSEGWVTRRHPVALGHRARRAPVRTLRNTVVSRPELFGPADRVLKSVGSLRKRNPQD, encoded by the coding sequence GTGGAGATCGGTGTGTACCGCCCGGGCGAGCTGACCGCAGCCGACCGGGCGGTGTGGACGGCCATGCAGTCACAGGCGCATCTGCTGGGCGCGCCGGAGCTGGCGAACCCCTTTCTGTCACCGGAGTTCACGCTGGCCGTCGGCCACTGCAGACGCGGGGTGCGGATCGCGGTGGTCCGCGAGGAGGGGGAGCCGGTGGCGTTCTTCCCTTTTCAGCGGACCCGGCTCGGGGTGGGGCGGGCGATCGGGCTCGGCCTCTCGGACGCCCAGGGCCTGGTGCACCGGCCCGGGTTCCAGTGGGACGCCCGGGAGCTGCTGCGCGCATGCTCCCTGGCCGTCTGGGAGTTCGATCATCTGGTGGAGGGGCAGAAGCCGTTCGAGGTGGGGGCCCGTGGCTCCTTCCCCTCCCCCGTGATCGATGTGGAGCGGGGCTATGAGGCGTATCTGGCCCGGCTGCGCGACCGGTCGCCGAAGTTCACCCGCACCACACTGGCCAAGGAGCGCAAGCTGGGCCGGGACGTGGGCGAGGTGCGCTATGTGCACGACGAGCGCGATCCGGCCGTGCTGCGCACCCTGATCGGCTGGAAGTCCGCGCAGTACCGCAGGACCGGGCGCAGCGACCGGTTCGCCCGGCCGTGGATCATCCGGCTGGTGGAGCAGCTCTTCCATACCCGCGGCGCCTCCTGCCAGGGGCTGCTGTCGGTGTTGTACGCGGGCGGCCGGCCGGTCGCCGCGCACTTCGGACTGTCCTCGGAGCGGGTGCTCGCCTGCTGGTTTCCGGCCTACGACCCGGCATATTCCAAATACTCGCCCGGACTTGTGCTGCATCTGCGCATGGCGGAAGGGGCCGCCGCGCAGGGTGTGGACTATCTCGATCTCGGGCGCGGCGAGAAGGAATACAAGGACTCCCTGAAAACACGCGATCTCAGCGTGTCGGAGGGGTGGGTGACGCGCCGCCATCCGGTGGCGCTCGGTCACCGGGCACGGCGCGCCCCGGTGCGCACACTGCGCAATACCGTGGTTTCCCGGCCGGAGCTCTTCGGGCCGGCCGACCGGGTGCTCAAAAGCGTGGGCAGTCTTCGGAAAAGGAACCCACAGGACTGA